Proteins encoded by one window of Rutidosis leptorrhynchoides isolate AG116_Rl617_1_P2 unplaced genomic scaffold, CSIRO_AGI_Rlap_v1 contig544, whole genome shotgun sequence:
- the LOC139884379 gene encoding L-type lectin-domain containing receptor kinase IV.4-like, whose amino-acid sequence MSVEIHFLVSLLAVFTYAQETDFVYNGFRSANLSLDGIAGITSNGLLQLNNDTNQEQEGQAFHPDPVQFKNLPNGTVKSFSTTLVFADRPPDASVRVNGFAFVVSPQRGLPGSLPGRYLGMFNETNNGKSSNHVLGVELDTILNSEFQDINDNHIGLTSEKAAPAGY is encoded by the coding sequence ATGTCCGTCGAGATTCATTTTCTGGTCTCTCTGCTAGCAGTTTTTACTTACGCTCAAGAGACCGATTTCGTGTACAACGGTTTCAGATCGGCCAATCTGAGCCTCGACGGGATCGCCGGGATCACCTCGAATGGCCTCCTGCAGCTGAACAACGACACCAATCAGGAGCAGGAGGGCCAGGCCTTCCATCCCGACCCGGTCCAGTTCAAGAACTTGCCGAACGGCACCGTCAAATCCTTCTCCACCACGTTAGTCTTCGCGGATCGACCTCCGGATGCGAGTGTGAGAGTCAACGGCTTTGCCTTTGTTGTCTCACCCCAGAGGGGCCTCCCTGGGTCCCTGCCCGGCCGATATCTGGGCATGTTCAATGAAACCAACAATGGCAAGTCTAGCAATCATGTGTTAGGGGTAGAACTTGACACGATCCTCAACTCCGAGTTTCAGGACATTAACGATAATCACATCGGGCTGACGTCAGAAAAGGCAGCTCCGGCGGGGTATTAA